In the genome of Coriobacteriia bacterium, the window CGCGATGTCAAACGAGGCGTCGGCGACGGGAATGGACTTGAGGTTCGCGACAAAGTACGTCGCGCTTCCGCGCTTGGCCGCAAGGCGCACCATCTCTTTAGAGAGGTCAAAGCCGTAGGCGTCTATGCCCGCGATCGCGCCCAGCGCACTCGTGTAGTAGCCCTCGCCGCAGCAGATGTCCAGCAGTGAGAGAGGCGCGTCGTTTCCCGGCCGCGTTCGGGCGAGTTCGGCAACCACCTCGACGAGCCCATCGCGAAGAGGACGGTAATACCCACGGTCGAGAAAGTCGCGTCGGCTGCGCGCCGACGCCTTGGGGTCGCCCATGTCGTCACCGCGCTTTGAGGTGCGCAGCAGGTTGAGGTAGCCCTCCCGCGCGCGGTCAAAGCAATGCCCCGCAGGGCAACGTGCGCTGCGAGCATCCTGGACAAACGCCGCCCCACACACGGGGCACCGCAGTGGGCTCTCTTCGGTTCTCGTCTCCCCCACGCGCATCCCATTCTCTCGCGTCCTGCGGCACACTAAACCGCGCGGAGCCAAGGCCGGTCGTAGCTCCGCGATCTCGTGAAACCTCCGGGCACCGAGTCTACCACGCACCCGCACGCAGTGAGAGCGAGCGGGCGCCTGGCGCGATCAACCATGCGCCGGGCGCCCGTCTGCTCCAAAGCGAATGCAAGGGATAATCTCACCAGAGAGACACGCGCTTGGCGCGACGAGCAGACGCCACTCCCCCGTCACCAGAACCCCCTGCATACGCTGGAACAGCTCAAGAGGAGTTACTGGGCGCTCACCGTGTCTGCGAAAATCTGCTGGACACCGTGGTTGAGCTTGTTCACGTCGAGCGTCGCACCTGCGATGGTGTCAACGGCGACCGTTTGCTCGCTCACGAGCGCGTCGATGTATTCCTGAAGTTGGCCGTCGCTCATGAACATGTTGTCGCGGCCCTGGGTGACTTCCATACCCGTGATCTTGCCGCCCGCCACGCTCACTGCGATCGTGAACGTGCCCTCGTTGCCGTTGAT includes:
- a CDS encoding methyltransferase domain-containing protein, with translation MGETRTEESPLRCPVCGAAFVQDARSARCPAGHCFDRAREGYLNLLRTSKRGDDMGDPKASARSRRDFLDRGYYRPLRDGLVEVVAELARTRPGNDAPLSLLDICCGEGYYTSALGAIAGIDAYGFDLSKEMVRLAAKRGSATYFVANLKSIPVADASFDIATHLFAPFNEREFARVVRPGGTLFSVVPGACHLFGLKQAVYDTPYLNDERLPQVTQFKLEGTHRVASHIELACPEDIEAVFQMTPYYYRTSPRDRAKLTGVQTLQTDIEFVIAVYTRR
- a CDS encoding FMN-binding protein; this encodes FEAGELGSYVSNLYQNGMFLAECIASGRAAADSAFGGRSTVSEPAPTQNMAEMVDITKKPDGTYETSINGNEGTFTIAVSVAGGKITGMEVTQGRDNMFMSDGQLQEYIDALVSEQTVAVDTIAGATLDVNKLNHGVQQIFADTVSAQ